From Desulfovibrio oxyclinae DSM 11498, the proteins below share one genomic window:
- the flhA gene encoding flagellar biosynthesis protein FlhA: MAEKASTGVFNLNYQNLAKQGDLLLAGGVIIILFVMLVPLPTPFIDFMLTVSISLGLTVLVTAMFMTSPLEFTIFPSLLLVTTMLRLALNVATTRTILLHGDEGTSAAGSVIQSFGEFVVGGNYVIGIVIFMILFILNKVVIVTGTTRIAEVAARFTLDSMPGKQMAIEADLNAGLIDEKEAIKQREDCRREADFYGAMDGAGKFVSGDVTAGIIITAVNIVGGFFIGVFQQDMEWVDAAQTYTLLTIGDGLVSTIPSLIISTSAGIIVSRAAAEAKMGEEFLGQLTFHHRALRLVAGILCVFGIVPGMPTIPFLFMAIIVFGISELSRRQQEAMGLETGSGSSEGGKEDVPTLDSPEEVQELLPLDELELEVGYGLIPLVDEDQNGNLLSRIRSIRRQFALDMGVVIPSLHLRDNLQLKPGEYRVLIKGNPVATAELLIDHYLAMDPGDAKHRIEGVETVEPAFNLPAVWVPEAQKEEAMLAGYTVVDPATVIATHLTEVFRRNLGEFLGRQEVQDLLDNLSKRAPKAVETLVPGVLPLGVVQKVLQQLVGENVSIRDLLTIVETLGDYGPATQDPQQLTEYVRSKFGRTIVKPYLGQNNNLPIMTMSPDLEQTLTEAIRPVEQGGYLALEPQVAQHMIQKINATLEGTFISDGQPVLLTTPQIRPHLATLLTRFIPTLPVISQAEIPADIQLEAVATVDLS, encoded by the coding sequence ATGGCCGAAAAAGCATCCACAGGTGTTTTCAACCTGAACTACCAGAATCTGGCGAAACAGGGAGACCTTTTGCTGGCGGGCGGCGTCATCATCATCCTGTTCGTGATGCTCGTCCCCCTGCCCACGCCGTTCATCGACTTCATGCTCACCGTGAGCATCTCCCTTGGCCTGACCGTGCTCGTCACCGCCATGTTCATGACCTCGCCGCTGGAATTCACCATTTTCCCCTCCCTGCTGCTGGTCACCACCATGCTCCGGCTGGCGCTGAACGTGGCAACCACCCGAACCATTCTCCTGCACGGCGACGAAGGCACCTCGGCAGCAGGCTCGGTCATTCAGAGTTTCGGGGAATTCGTCGTCGGCGGTAACTACGTCATCGGTATCGTCATCTTCATGATCCTGTTCATCCTGAACAAGGTCGTCATCGTCACCGGTACCACGCGTATCGCGGAAGTCGCCGCCCGATTCACTCTCGACTCCATGCCCGGTAAGCAGATGGCCATCGAGGCCGACCTCAACGCCGGACTCATCGACGAAAAGGAAGCCATCAAGCAACGTGAGGACTGCCGCCGCGAGGCCGACTTCTACGGCGCCATGGACGGTGCGGGAAAGTTCGTTTCCGGTGACGTCACCGCAGGCATCATCATTACCGCCGTCAACATCGTGGGCGGCTTCTTCATCGGCGTTTTCCAGCAGGACATGGAATGGGTGGACGCCGCCCAGACCTACACCCTGCTGACCATCGGTGACGGTCTGGTCTCCACCATCCCGTCCCTGATCATCTCCACCTCGGCCGGTATCATCGTTTCCCGCGCCGCTGCCGAAGCCAAGATGGGCGAGGAATTCCTCGGCCAGCTCACCTTCCACCACCGCGCGCTGCGCCTCGTGGCCGGTATCCTCTGCGTGTTCGGCATCGTTCCCGGCATGCCCACCATCCCGTTTCTGTTCATGGCGATCATCGTCTTCGGCATCTCCGAGCTTTCCCGCCGCCAGCAGGAAGCCATGGGGCTGGAAACCGGTTCGGGAAGTTCCGAGGGCGGCAAAGAGGATGTTCCCACTCTCGACTCTCCGGAAGAGGTGCAGGAGCTCCTGCCACTGGACGAACTGGAGCTGGAAGTGGGTTACGGCCTGATTCCGCTCGTGGACGAAGACCAGAACGGCAACCTGCTCTCGCGCATCCGTTCCATCCGCCGACAGTTCGCGCTGGACATGGGCGTGGTCATCCCCTCGCTGCACCTGCGGGACAACCTGCAACTCAAGCCTGGCGAATACCGCGTGCTGATCAAGGGCAACCCGGTTGCCACGGCGGAGCTGCTCATCGACCACTACCTCGCCATGGATCCGGGCGATGCCAAGCATCGCATCGAGGGTGTCGAGACCGTGGAACCCGCCTTCAACCTTCCCGCCGTCTGGGTGCCGGAAGCGCAGAAAGAAGAGGCCATGCTCGCGGGCTATACCGTTGTGGACCCGGCTACCGTCATCGCCACACACCTCACCGAAGTCTTTCGCCGCAATCTCGGCGAATTCCTCGGCAGGCAGGAAGTTCAGGATCTGCTGGACAACCTCTCCAAGCGTGCACCCAAGGCCGTCGAAACACTGGTGCCGGGCGTGCTGCCCCTCGGCGTGGTCCAGAAGGTGCTCCAGCAGCTGGTGGGCGAAAACGTCTCCATACGCGACCTGCTGACCATCGTGGAAACGCTTGGCGACTACGGACCTGCCACACAGGACCCCCAGCAGCTGACCGAGTATGTACGCTCCAAGTTCGGCCGCACCATCGTGAAGCCCTACCTTGGTCAGAACAACAACCTGCCCATAATGACCATGAGTCCGGATCTGGAGCAGACGCTTACCGAAGCGATCCGGCCCGTGGAACAGGGTGGCTATCTCGCGCTGGAGCCTCAGGTGGCCCAGCACATGATACAGAAGATCAACGCGACTCTGGAAGGAACGTTCATCAGCGACGGGCAGCCCGTGCTGCTGACCACGCCGCAGATCAGGCCGCATCTGGCCACTCTGCTGACGCGATTCATCCCGACGCTCCCCGTCATTTCGCAGGCTGAGATCCCCGCGGACATCCAGCTTGAAGCCGTAGCAACCGTAGACCTGAGCTAG
- the flhB gene encoding flagellar type III secretion system protein FlhB — protein sequence MKDPSRTEKATPKQRDKQRKKGNVGKGQELTKTLVLVAGVFVVRALFEYIYLGMSEIYVHTFTKLFFIEDLDEIKAYELFKWGGMSIGKMVMPIMILMVVVAIISERVQVGSLWTLDPLKPKFSKVFNIFQGLKRVMMSPEAFVRLGRSLLQAVAVGVAPYIVMKQEVDNITPLFYMTPEGIATYILGVAFKMLKYALVPMIIIAALDLWYNLWNYEETIKMTKDEVKDERKQAEGDPEIKRQQHMKMMEFMAQRLQAEVPKADVVVTNPTHFAVALSYNVMEAPAPIVLAKGVDRIAEYIKEIAREHDIPIRENKPLAQALYKQVEIGETIPEDLFQAVASILAQLDKFRTPR from the coding sequence ATGAAGGATCCGAGCAGAACAGAAAAAGCCACCCCGAAACAGCGCGACAAGCAACGCAAGAAAGGCAACGTTGGCAAGGGGCAGGAGCTCACCAAGACACTGGTGCTGGTCGCCGGTGTCTTCGTGGTACGGGCCCTTTTCGAGTACATATATCTCGGCATGTCCGAAATCTATGTGCACACCTTCACCAAACTTTTCTTCATTGAGGATCTTGACGAGATCAAGGCATACGAACTCTTTAAGTGGGGCGGAATGTCCATCGGCAAGATGGTGATGCCCATCATGATCCTCATGGTGGTGGTGGCCATCATCTCGGAGCGCGTTCAGGTGGGCTCGCTCTGGACACTGGACCCCCTCAAGCCGAAATTCTCCAAGGTATTCAACATATTTCAGGGTCTCAAAAGGGTAATGATGAGCCCTGAGGCCTTCGTCAGACTGGGGCGCAGCCTGCTGCAGGCCGTGGCAGTCGGCGTTGCGCCGTACATTGTCATGAAGCAGGAAGTGGATAATATAACTCCCCTTTTCTACATGACGCCCGAGGGCATCGCCACCTACATCCTCGGGGTGGCCTTCAAGATGCTCAAATACGCGCTTGTGCCCATGATCATCATTGCGGCGCTCGACCTTTGGTACAACCTCTGGAACTATGAGGAGACCATCAAAATGACCAAGGACGAGGTCAAGGACGAGCGCAAGCAGGCTGAAGGTGACCCGGAAATCAAGCGCCAGCAGCACATGAAAATGATGGAGTTCATGGCGCAACGGCTTCAGGCGGAAGTCCCCAAAGCCGACGTGGTCGTCACCAACCCGACCCACTTCGCGGTGGCCTTGAGCTATAATGTCATGGAGGCTCCCGCGCCCATCGTATTGGCAAAGGGCGTGGACAGGATAGCCGAATACATCAAGGAAATCGCACGCGAACACGACATTCCCATCCGGGAAAACAAACCCTTGGCACAGGCCTTGTATAAGCAGGTTGAAATCGGCGAAACAATTCCCGAGGATCTTTTTCAAGCGGTGGCATCCATTCTGGCTCAGCTGGACAAATTCCGCACCCCGCGCTGA
- a CDS encoding tRNA lysidine(34) synthetase — translation MGSWGKLSYAQNQCVKATGKLMQKLDMVHPGAKVGIAASGGVDSWLLLKVLTIRKAIMPFDIELMVLHINPGFEPESHAPLVQWCRENGIASHMELTDYGPHAHSEANRKNSPCFLCSWLRRKRLFELCAQYGLTHLALGHNADDNVATFFMNIFHNGRAEGMSACEDFFGGELKLIRPTMLLDKKTVIKAARQWELPVWENVCPSNGSTKRDEVMNWLDEKWKGDRRIRSNVFNAVTRSGIDLK, via the coding sequence ATGGGCTCCTGGGGAAAACTTTCTTATGCGCAGAATCAGTGCGTAAAGGCCACGGGCAAGCTGATGCAGAAGCTCGACATGGTCCACCCCGGCGCAAAGGTCGGCATCGCCGCCTCGGGCGGCGTGGACAGCTGGCTGCTGCTCAAGGTCTTGACCATACGTAAGGCCATCATGCCGTTCGACATCGAGCTTATGGTGCTCCACATCAATCCCGGTTTCGAGCCCGAGAGCCACGCGCCGCTAGTTCAGTGGTGCCGTGAAAACGGAATCGCATCGCACATGGAACTGACGGATTACGGGCCGCACGCCCACTCCGAGGCCAACCGGAAGAACTCGCCGTGTTTTCTGTGCAGCTGGTTGCGCAGAAAGCGCCTCTTTGAGCTTTGTGCCCAGTACGGGCTAACGCATCTGGCACTTGGACACAATGCCGACGACAACGTCGCCACATTTTTCATGAACATCTTCCACAACGGCCGCGCCGAAGGGATGTCTGCATGCGAAGACTTCTTCGGGGGCGAACTCAAGCTGATCCGCCCCACCATGCTGCTGGATAAAAAGACGGTCATCAAGGCGGCCCGCCAATGGGAGCTTCCGGTTTGGGAAAACGTATGCCCCTCGAACGGCTCCACAAAACGCGACGAGGTCATGAACTGGCTCGATGAAAAATGGAAGGGCGACCGCAGAATCAGAAGCAACGTCTTCAATGCAGTGACCCGTTCGGGCATTGATTTGAAGTAG
- a CDS encoding M23 family metallopeptidase, which produces MLFKKYHIVIFKDKQGTCRKMGIRGGIFLLFFLLFAGMAAGNVYLWKHYAKSIKVEKDLNLAEKTIHEQKTQLLSLAQKLGGLQKSLRRINDFDSKLRVMIDLDQESAQASSPKGGTQSETFSNGYLPLYRQELLARKMHRFLKQLNVEARLEEVKQQEILAKLRQKQDILEATPSIWPTTGWVTSPFGWRTSPFTGKREHHPGLDISAPSGTPIYAPAKGKVTLAGNRHDGYGIQVKLYHGGNITTRYAHMKKTAVKHGQTVTRGELIGYVGNTGRSTGPHVHYEVHKAQVAVNPMKYILN; this is translated from the coding sequence ATGCTGTTCAAAAAATATCACATAGTCATATTCAAAGACAAACAGGGCACCTGCCGCAAAATGGGTATCCGCGGTGGAATTTTCCTGCTGTTCTTCCTGCTGTTCGCGGGAATGGCTGCCGGAAACGTGTACCTGTGGAAGCACTACGCAAAAAGCATCAAGGTCGAAAAAGACCTCAATCTTGCCGAAAAGACCATCCACGAACAGAAAACCCAGCTTCTGAGTCTCGCGCAAAAGCTCGGCGGCCTGCAAAAGAGCCTTCGACGCATCAATGATTTCGATTCCAAGCTTCGCGTCATGATCGACCTGGACCAGGAAAGCGCACAGGCATCCTCCCCCAAGGGCGGCACGCAAAGCGAAACCTTTTCCAACGGCTACCTTCCGCTTTACCGTCAGGAACTGCTCGCCCGGAAGATGCATCGTTTCCTGAAGCAGTTGAATGTCGAAGCCCGCCTTGAAGAAGTCAAGCAGCAGGAAATTCTTGCCAAGCTGCGCCAGAAGCAGGACATCCTTGAAGCCACGCCTTCCATCTGGCCGACCACGGGCTGGGTCACCTCCCCGTTCGGCTGGCGCACCTCGCCTTTCACCGGCAAGCGTGAGCACCATCCCGGTCTCGACATTTCCGCCCCTTCCGGCACACCGATCTATGCCCCGGCAAAGGGCAAGGTGACGCTGGCCGGAAACAGGCACGACGGTTACGGCATTCAGGTGAAACTGTACCATGGCGGCAACATCACCACCCGGTACGCCCACATGAAGAAAACCGCAGTAAAGCACGGCCAGACCGTGACCCGCGGCGAACTCATCGGCTACGTCGGCAACACCGGGCGCAGTACCGGCCCTCACGTCCACTATGAGGTCCACAAAGCTCAGGTCGCCGTCAATCCCATGAAGTACATCCTCAACTAG
- a CDS encoding DUF4340 domain-containing protein: MKRIGLTLAVLIVAASILTVAGGYRLLSYIGDDGGFSQWLSVDPANVEAMVVDGPEGAFRLERGKQGWNVVHGGTRTRADSARVETLLDFLNNTRPSMEDDSFVNSEGPRYGLEEPAAKLTLVLGDGGRVQLRFGGEVPSSNRVYVWISVRDGDVYEMDARGLRLLSRPAAHFEDSRLLPRVGVDDLATLQLVMRYGAGWKISQKKENFTFDLPGYLTGRTASDTEVRLYVDSLSEMEAERLLPDETMPDRQPYLSVKVTRTDGGEESLSLFRGTGDAPFVGVSSWQPVPFAVNRLVVSQLVRTPFDMQGRRVVDIAIGDIHSIAVTFDGVVREAERTEKGWKELGGGNEIMGIDMSLWRLNEMKFEAMPLERVSGAVRESMTCILRDENGEVLAAMSFYRDPSLPEGQIWLRNGGGLYYPVSSQIVEDLRGLFPVLGTDESSPDA, encoded by the coding sequence TTGAAAAGGATCGGTCTGACATTAGCCGTGCTCATTGTGGCCGCCTCGATCCTGACGGTCGCGGGGGGCTATCGTCTGTTGTCGTACATTGGTGACGACGGCGGCTTCAGTCAGTGGCTTTCCGTGGACCCTGCCAACGTCGAGGCCATGGTCGTGGACGGTCCGGAAGGAGCGTTCCGGCTGGAGCGCGGGAAGCAGGGTTGGAATGTGGTGCATGGCGGCACCCGCACCCGCGCCGATTCGGCTCGTGTGGAAACGCTGCTTGATTTTCTCAACAACACCCGGCCCTCCATGGAAGACGACTCGTTTGTCAATTCCGAGGGCCCACGCTACGGACTGGAAGAGCCTGCTGCCAAGCTGACGCTGGTTCTCGGTGACGGCGGGCGGGTGCAGTTGCGTTTCGGCGGCGAAGTTCCTTCGTCCAACCGGGTATATGTCTGGATATCCGTTCGCGACGGTGATGTTTACGAAATGGACGCGCGCGGCCTCAGGCTGCTTTCCCGTCCCGCCGCGCATTTCGAGGACAGCCGCCTGCTGCCGAGGGTCGGCGTAGACGACCTTGCGACGCTTCAGCTTGTTATGCGTTACGGCGCTGGCTGGAAAATATCGCAGAAGAAAGAAAATTTCACGTTCGACCTGCCGGGATACCTGACCGGTCGGACCGCCTCCGATACGGAAGTCCGTCTTTACGTGGACTCCCTTTCCGAGATGGAAGCGGAGCGCCTGCTGCCGGATGAAACCATGCCCGACAGGCAGCCGTACCTGAGCGTCAAGGTGACGCGCACGGATGGCGGTGAGGAAAGCCTCAGCCTGTTCCGTGGAACCGGGGACGCACCATTTGTCGGGGTTTCCTCGTGGCAGCCGGTGCCGTTCGCCGTAAATCGTCTGGTGGTCTCGCAGCTCGTGCGTACCCCGTTTGACATGCAGGGACGCAGGGTGGTGGATATCGCCATAGGCGACATTCACAGCATCGCGGTCACGTTTGACGGCGTTGTTCGTGAAGCCGAACGCACCGAAAAGGGCTGGAAGGAACTCGGCGGCGGAAATGAGATCATGGGCATTGACATGTCCTTGTGGCGACTTAATGAAATGAAGTTCGAAGCCATGCCGCTCGAACGGGTTTCCGGTGCGGTGCGGGAAAGCATGACCTGCATCCTGCGCGACGAAAATGGAGAGGTCCTCGCGGCCATGTCCTTTTATCGTGACCCGAGCCTGCCAGAGGGGCAGATATGGCTGAGAAACGGCGGGGGACTGTATTATCCGGTCTCAAGCCAGATCGTGGAAGACCTTCGTGGCCTCTTCCCCGTGCTTGGAACGGACGAATCGTCCCCGGACGCATAA
- the fliR gene encoding flagellar biosynthetic protein FliR: MDIFHFSADDMLSVILTFMRISIVMFLLPFFDSKSIPTMVKAAFMLVLTMAVWPKLSFPGSLMPASPWNLAVMAIGEVLLGLILGLAVRFLIAAVQTGGHIIGFQMGFAMVNVMDPITGVNQAITAHFLYMCTMLTFLTLNGHLYLLKALGDSFQYIPPGGIVLTPNMAQSVLDFSSIIFTLAIKIAAPVMAAVLMVDLAMAIISRAAPQMHILVVGLPVKIAVGFLFLVFVFGILGRYVADFIVKMDGLYGNILRMGAG; encoded by the coding sequence ATGGACATTTTCCACTTCAGCGCAGACGACATGCTCAGTGTGATCCTCACATTCATGAGGATCAGCATTGTCATGTTCCTGCTCCCATTCTTTGACAGCAAGTCCATTCCCACCATGGTCAAGGCGGCGTTCATGCTGGTGCTGACCATGGCTGTATGGCCGAAGCTCTCCTTCCCCGGTTCACTGATGCCAGCAAGTCCCTGGAATCTTGCCGTGATGGCTATCGGCGAGGTGCTGCTCGGCCTCATCCTCGGTCTGGCGGTTCGCTTTCTCATTGCCGCCGTGCAGACAGGTGGTCACATCATCGGCTTCCAGATGGGCTTTGCCATGGTCAACGTCATGGACCCCATCACCGGCGTCAACCAGGCCATCACCGCGCATTTCCTCTACATGTGCACCATGCTCACCTTTCTGACGCTCAACGGGCACCTGTATCTGCTCAAGGCACTTGGTGACAGCTTTCAGTACATTCCGCCCGGCGGCATCGTTCTGACGCCGAACATGGCTCAGTCTGTGCTCGATTTCTCATCCATCATCTTCACCCTCGCCATCAAGATCGCCGCACCGGTCATGGCGGCGGTACTCATGGTGGACCTTGCCATGGCCATCATCTCCCGCGCAGCCCCGCAAATGCACATTCTCGTGGTCGGTCTGCCCGTGAAGATCGCCGTCGGCTTCCTCTTCCTCGTCTTTGTCTTCGGCATACTCGGCCGTTACGTGGCCGACTTCATCGTCAAAATGGACGGGCTTTACGGCAACATTCTGCGAATGGGCGCAGGCTGA